ATCAGCCGATTTTCGGAAGACTCCCAGCCATCAGCACCGCTAGGAACTGCCCATTCGCTCGATCATGGCTCTGTTGTTATTTGGCCGATATTCGCGACGTTATCGTCTTTCTTCATCGAGGGCACAGAGCAGATGTAGAGAACCACACCTGATGTGGGCGCCCGCACTTCCCATACTGTTTTGCCGAAATAGTCGGTCACGTAGCCGATCTTCATTCCTTCAGCTACGTAGGTGCCGCGCCTCACAAGTGGATAAAAGAAGCCTGCGTTCGGGCTGGTGACACTGGAGACTCTTCCAATCCAGACGGGCCTCTCGACGGGCGTCGCCTCGCCCGCGAGCATTCTCAGATTTCGCATCACGTTGTAACAGCCATCGACGAGCTTCTGCACGTCTTCGGGTTCTGTAGTCCCCGAGTAGCCGGCTTCAACAGCAATCGCAGGTTTGCCACGAGTGCTGGCCGTGCTGTCAAGATAGCGCGATGCATGGGGGTCTTTCGGCCGATCGGTTACTACGATGATGTGATCAAGGCCGAAGGCGAGCACCATTCCGCGCGAAGCTGCGTCGAGCTTCTCGTTTCCTGTTTTGGACCAATAGGAATATGGACGCAGACTCTCGTCGAGGTCTCCGCCATGCAGGTCAATCAGGTAGTCGCATTTTTCGACTACCTCCTCAGTGATCAGCCAGGATGCGCGTTCGGTTTGCGTGCCGTTCGGATTGCCAGGATAAAAGCGGTTCATGCTCTTGCCGTCAATGGGATTTACGTGAGGCACTTTCTTCTCGAAGGATCCAAGATTCACGAGCGGAACGATGATCAGCTTTCCTGAAAGTTGCGTGGGATCGATGGTCTGGATAACCTTCTCCAGCGCGATGATGGATGCGTACTCTGTGCCGTGCGCTCCGGAGACAAGCGCCAAAATGGGACCCGGCTTGCTTCCATTTACTACGATTACAGGAATGCTCGTGGCAGCATCCGATCCGGCCGGCACTTCAAGATAGCCGGTCGCCTTTTGACCAGAGTCCGCGCTCGCGGTCCCAACTGAAAAGGTCGCTGCGCGAACCGGTAAAGCACAGATGAGAATCAGAACAACTCTGAGCAGGGCAGTTTGCATGCGGCATAGCTTACAGAAGATAAAAGACAGAGAACAGGGGACAGAGAACAGGGGAGGCAAATAAAGAACAGAAGGCGGCGCCGGCCTCTTGCTTATTTCCGTCGGTATATAAAGAAAAAACTACGGAAGAGCCGCTAGTAATTCGGGAATAGGAGCATTATCGCTGAAAGTCTTATTGATGTGGGTGTAGTGATCAACATTGCCGGGCCCGAAGACGAAGCTGCCTCCGAGTTGAAAAGGATTTTTTCCAAAACGGTGCTGACGATATCCAGCTTCTCTTGCACGTTTGCGGGCAATCGCGTTGTCCTTACGAAGTAGATGCAATACTGACGCTCGCTGTAGCTGAGCTGCGTCGTAGGCTTCATGCCGCTCGTCGACTAGTAACGGAAAGGTGATGGCGGTTTCCTCCCGAAAAAGACGGGCATAGTTCATATCGCCGAGGCCGATCGATGCCAGGCGTGCTCCCCTTGAGACGAATGCCTGCTGATTTGCGCTCAACTGCGCAATGTGCTCACGGCAGAAAATTCAGCCATAGTGGCGCAGGAAGACAATCACTGCCGGATTGTCGACCCACAGGGTGCTTAACTTTACCTGCAGGCCGTCACTATCCGGCAGCACAATTTCGGCAAGCCTGGCGCTGAAAGACACCCGCGAATTCTCAAACGACGAATGCGAGCTGTCAAGTCGCCCGGCTGCGAACCTTTACCATGAATTCATGCGGCTTGCCCGCAAGCTTGCATCGCGTCGAACTCAGACGAATAAATTTCAAACACGGTGTTCAGTTTCGTAATTCGAAGCAGATCGCGAACAACCTCCGAGGCTCCGCCAATCAACAACAGGCAGCCGAGGGAACGCGCTTTCTCCACACAGGCAACCAGGGTCCCCAATCCGCGTGCATCAATCTGCTGAATGGCCGTGAGACTCAACACGCAAATCGAAAATTGCGAGAGCATACTATCGACACATTCCTTTAATACTTGAGACTCTTTTCCGAACTTCAATTTTCCGCGGCAACGGATGAGTGCGATTCCCTGTTCTGCAAGGATTTCCAGGTTCAATTGCAATGAATCCTCCATGAGACAGCTACTCCTATCGATTGAATCGGCCTAATTAGTGAGACGGAAGTGGAACGAAAATGTTCCCTAAATCTTGTAGGAATTATTTTGCGTAGAGGTTTGGTTCGTGGTGCGTGCCGGACGATTGCGGAGTGTGACCAGAGGTGATCATCAAGAACACTCTACCGATCCTTCTACATACGTTCAAGTGAATTTGTCGGTTGCATGCGGACCGCCTCTTATCCCGGGAAAATAGCGCTTGGTTCCAATTTGGGATAAAGCACTAATGATACCGCAAGCTGACTTTCCAGCTCACGCAGACCAAGTCAATGACCGTACTGCGTCGTGTAGTGGAGCTTGATGACGCCGCAAGTGCCTTGCTGATCTGAGTAGACCACACAAGTATCAAAAGGACGTGAATAAATGTGCAAGCTCACGGCACGCTGCTTTAGTTCGGCCGGATTGTAGACTCGATGAACAGGTTCTTTCGGATCGACGGCGACGGGATTGCTCTGATTCATTTCCAAAGTGTCAGTGGGCTCGATCCTGCATGTGCCGGCGTCAATATCCTGTGCAAGCACTCGATAGTTTTGAACCCTCAAAGCGCCGATCGGCGCTGCCATCCAACAATTCTGATCACGATGATTATGAATCGAACTCCCCTGCCCAACTTCCCAGCAGATCGCGACTAATTCATAGAG
The sequence above is drawn from the Acidobacteriota bacterium genome and encodes:
- a CDS encoding succinylglutamate desuccinylase, with protein sequence MQTALLRVVLILICALPVRAATFSVGTASADSGQKATGYLEVPAGSDAATSIPVIVVNGSKPGPILALVSGAHGTEYASIIALEKVIQTIDPTQLSGKLIIVPLVNLGSFEKKVPHVNPIDGKSMNRFYPGNPNGTQTERASWLITEEVVEKCDYLIDLHGGDLDESLRPYSYWSKTGNEKLDAASRGMVLAFGLDHIIVVTDRPKDPHASRYLDSTASTRGKPAIAVEAGYSGTTEPEDVQKLVDGCYNVMRNLRMLAGEATPVERPVWIGRVSSVTSPNAGFFYPLVRRGTYVAEGMKIGYVTDYFGKTVWEVRAPTSGVVLYICSVPSMKKDDNVANIGQITTEP